A part of Methanofollis sp. genomic DNA contains:
- a CDS encoding GTP-binding protein: protein MIPIGIPALDELLGGGMPVGAGALVSLAPGVEGQQVLYSALRSVHDLGRRCLVIVPYTTAGAYCADLSGTPYALSSEENLVFLDASVFDAIHGSRAATPLSEAAAWDDLVASLAADCGIDTVFLYCNRICDALGTEEALALFAGVCRRLGLTLYVEYLNLYDRDHLGALSANLPFDLVLSVGEGFENFLFLNHFRIEHLAWACVPDMPLPFVVRDDGYFIPYLPKIVVTGPVDAGKTTFIRTLSETSVSSDRVGVSGSPTTVAMDVGHPHVACRGFDLTLMGTPGQEHFGPIIRHLLTNATGIVFMVDGTSTASFGRARAILDEIREMGAPFVVAVNKGDLPERVPDRDLRVALSLPEETPLHSFSALDPDGAMGVLDALVCLITRSTDQA from the coding sequence ATGATCCCGATCGGTATCCCGGCGCTCGACGAACTGCTGGGCGGCGGCATGCCGGTTGGGGCCGGGGCGCTCGTCTCCCTTGCCCCTGGCGTTGAGGGGCAGCAGGTGCTGTACAGCGCCCTCAGGAGTGTGCATGACCTGGGCCGGCGCTGCCTTGTGATCGTCCCGTACACGACGGCAGGCGCGTATTGTGCCGACCTCTCGGGGACGCCCTATGCCCTCTCCTCGGAGGAAAACCTTGTCTTCCTCGATGCCTCCGTCTTCGACGCGATCCACGGGAGCAGGGCGGCCACTCCCCTTTCTGAGGCGGCGGCGTGGGATGACCTCGTCGCCTCCCTTGCCGCGGACTGCGGGATCGATACCGTCTTCCTCTACTGCAACCGGATCTGCGATGCCCTCGGGACTGAGGAGGCCCTCGCCCTCTTTGCCGGGGTGTGCCGCAGGCTCGGTCTGACCCTCTATGTGGAGTACCTCAACCTCTATGACCGTGACCACCTCGGGGCGCTTTCGGCCAACCTTCCCTTCGACCTGGTGCTCTCGGTAGGCGAGGGATTTGAGAATTTCCTTTTTTTGAACCACTTCAGGATAGAACACCTGGCCTGGGCCTGCGTCCCTGATATGCCCCTTCCCTTCGTGGTCAGGGACGACGGCTACTTCATCCCCTATCTCCCGAAGATCGTCGTCACCGGCCCGGTGGACGCGGGGAAGACCACATTCATCAGGACACTCTCGGAGACGTCGGTCTCGTCCGATCGGGTGGGTGTTTCCGGGTCACCGACGACGGTGGCGATGGACGTCGGCCATCCCCATGTCGCATGCCGGGGTTTTGACCTCACCCTGATGGGTACGCCCGGTCAGGAGCACTTCGGGCCGATCATCAGGCACCTGCTCACCAACGCGACCGGCATCGTCTTCATGGTTGACGGCACCAGCACGGCGTCTTTCGGCCGGGCGCGTGCGATCCTCGACGAGATCAGGGAGATGGGTGCGCCCTTCGTCGTGGCTGTGAACAAGGGGGATCTTCCTGAGAGGGTGCCTGACCGGGACCTGCGAGTGGCCCTCTCCCTCCCTGAGGAGACGCCGCTCCATTCCTTCTCGGCCCTGGACCCGGACGGGGCGATGGGCGTGCTCGACGCCCTGGTCTGTCTGATCACCCGGAGCACAGATCAGGCGTGA
- a CDS encoding DUF357 domain-containing protein: MTSPFSVDALEAALCAIVPAVPRESALGRVEACVLRMAESYLSDGRVFAARGDLVNAHASFAYASGWLDAGAYLGLYGGRTVPSSYDFAASIPPSLAGHLEEKTARYERLLSQALSSVEPAPDAETPMFSAACRVREAGRSALAEGQGHARGGRRAEALGWYSYGYGWLDAGVQAGLFAITGSREIFTV, translated from the coding sequence ATGACCTCTCCCTTCTCCGTTGATGCCCTGGAAGCGGCTCTCTGTGCGATTGTCCCTGCCGTTCCCCGGGAGTCGGCGCTTGGACGGGTCGAGGCCTGTGTCCTCAGAATGGCTGAGTCGTACCTCTCGGACGGGCGGGTCTTTGCGGCGCGGGGCGACCTCGTGAATGCCCATGCAAGTTTTGCCTACGCCTCTGGCTGGCTGGACGCCGGGGCATATCTCGGCCTGTACGGCGGGCGGACTGTCCCTTCCTCGTACGACTTTGCGGCATCGATCCCGCCGTCCCTTGCCGGCCACCTTGAGGAGAAGACTGCCCGGTACGAGCGTCTCCTCTCGCAGGCCCTCTCGTCTGTCGAACCGGCCCCCGACGCGGAGACCCCGATGTTCTCCGCCGCATGCCGGGTGCGTGAGGCAGGTCGGTCGGCCCTTGCAGAAGGGCAGGGCCATGCCAGGGGCGGGCGGCGTGCTGAGGCCCTTGGGTGGTATTCGTACGGGTACGGATGGCTTGATGCCGGGGTCCAGGCCGGCCTCTTTGCGATTACCGGCTCACGGGAGATATTCACAGTATGA
- the dph5 gene encoding diphthine synthase translates to MLTFIGLGLYDETDLSLKGLERIRLADHVFLEHYTSVLTGATPEKMEALFGKKVRYLYRDDVEGHPESFLALAKDEDVAFLTAGDPMVSTTHIDLRIRAAAMGVETGIIHGASIVSAVCGLTGLQNYRFGKSCSLPFPYGKWAPTTPIEVIEHNLAENLHTLVYLDIQPDRYMRVPEAVAMLEKMAADRGISVPLYVGVARAGSPAPVVAAGTAEALAGVDFGGPLHILVVPGELHVMEREYLSAFAGL, encoded by the coding sequence ATGCTGACATTTATCGGACTTGGCCTCTATGACGAGACCGACCTCTCCCTGAAGGGTCTGGAACGGATCAGGCTGGCTGATCATGTTTTTCTCGAACACTATACCTCGGTGCTGACCGGGGCGACGCCCGAGAAGATGGAAGCACTCTTCGGGAAGAAGGTGCGGTACCTGTACCGTGACGATGTCGAGGGACATCCGGAGTCTTTTCTTGCGCTGGCGAAGGACGAGGACGTCGCTTTCCTGACGGCCGGTGACCCGATGGTCTCGACCACTCACATCGACCTGCGGATCAGGGCGGCGGCGATGGGGGTCGAGACGGGGATCATCCACGGCGCCTCGATCGTGAGCGCGGTCTGCGGGCTGACCGGGCTTCAGAACTACAGGTTCGGCAAGTCCTGCTCCCTCCCGTTCCCGTACGGGAAGTGGGCACCGACGACGCCGATCGAGGTGATCGAGCACAATCTGGCAGAAAATCTCCACACCCTGGTGTACCTGGACATCCAGCCTGACCGGTACATGCGTGTCCCTGAGGCGGTGGCGATGCTGGAGAAGATGGCAGCGGACCGCGGCATCTCGGTCCCGCTGTATGTCGGCGTGGCGCGGGCCGGGTCGCCTGCGCCTGTCGTCGCGGCCGGTACGGCTGAGGCGCTTGCCGGCGTGGACTTCGGCGGCCCCCTCCATATCCTCGTCGTCCCGGGCGAACTCCACGTGATGGAGAGGGAATATCTCTCGGCCTTTGCTGGCTTATGA